TCTGTTTCAAAAATTTTGTAGACACATTGAAACCAAGCATCCGGCAGGTCCCTCGCCTCAATATAAACAGGTTTCATCTTTCCTCCATTACATAAATTAAACATTCAGCATTCAAAGTTAAATAAATGCGTTTTATTTGATTCTATCAAATAAATTGAAAAACAGCACTAAAAAGTATTATTATAAACCACATTAAGGAGGGCTCCATGTTTGTGAAACAGATTCAGGTTGGCCAGATGGCTGTTTTTGCATATATTGTAGGATGTAAAATCACGAAGGAGGCGCTCGTCATCGACCCTGCTGCCGAAGAAGAGAGATTGCTTGAAGAAGCAGTCGGTAAAGACTACCGGATAAAATACATTGTCAACACACATTCCCATATTGACCATGTTATGGGAAACAGACGGATGAAAGATCTTACAAATGCAAAGATCATCATCCACGAGAAAGAGTCGTCCAGCTTAATAAACCAGTCACCCCAGATGATGAGCATGTTCAATGCAGAACCTTCGCCGCCTGCAGATATTACTGTCAGGGATGGTGATTACATAACCATAGGCGAGACTTCTCTGGAAGTAC
This portion of the Pseudomonadota bacterium genome encodes:
- a CDS encoding MBL fold metallo-hydrolase codes for the protein MFVKQIQVGQMAVFAYIVGCKITKEALVIDPAAEEERLLEEAVGKDYRIKYIVNTHSHIDHVMGNRRMKDLTNAKIIIHEKESSSLINQSPQMMSMFNAEPSPPADITVRDGDYITIGETSLEVLHTPGHSPGSISLYHKGIVFTGDTLFVGGVGRTDLGGSSWQDLVSSVHNKLFTLPDETIVAPGHNYGDSPKSTIGREKVHNPYVGQRAGY